The following are encoded in a window of Methanothrix sp. genomic DNA:
- the cofE gene encoding coenzyme F420-0:L-glutamate ligase: protein MLEIFGIKTGLLKPGEDIIESLRRGLDGAGIKLMDGDVIVVSESFVATGEGRVVSLAGITPSARAISLASRYEKDPAEMELILRESDEILGGIPGVVLTLKDGFLYPNAGVDHSNAPPGHVVLLPSDPKKAASRIRNALSNGARIGVIIGDSRTHPLRLGCVGVALACDGILPVEDARGRKDLYGKPLKITVKAVADNLVSAAQLVMGEGDEGIPAVVIRGAPVELSDSGPVAIPNIPPHECMYIGVLRSIPRPYTGEYDDLIKSAIDARNQAYAPYSKFRVGAAVLCRSGRIYKGANVENASSGVGICAERAAIASAVAAGERELVALAIAGELPKPITPCGICRQMMVEFGDMDVVMVGSDGDALMVRASELLPDAFTLACGSRCSDPGSIRRYG from the coding sequence ATGTTGGAGATCTTCGGGATAAAGACCGGTCTTCTGAAGCCCGGCGAGGATATCATAGAATCTCTCAGGAGGGGGCTTGATGGGGCCGGCATAAAGCTCATGGATGGAGATGTGATCGTCGTCTCTGAGAGCTTCGTTGCGACCGGTGAGGGACGCGTGGTCTCTCTCGCCGGTATCACCCCCAGTGCCCGTGCGATCTCCCTCGCCTCCAGGTACGAAAAGGATCCTGCAGAGATGGAGCTCATCCTCAGGGAGTCCGATGAGATACTTGGCGGAATACCTGGTGTCGTTCTGACACTCAAAGACGGTTTTCTTTACCCGAACGCAGGAGTTGATCATTCAAATGCGCCTCCAGGGCATGTGGTTCTCCTGCCATCAGACCCCAAGAAGGCGGCCTCAAGAATAAGGAACGCTCTCTCGAACGGCGCCAGGATAGGCGTGATCATAGGGGACAGCAGAACACACCCACTCCGTCTCGGATGCGTCGGCGTTGCGCTCGCATGCGATGGCATTCTCCCTGTGGAGGACGCACGCGGAAGAAAGGATCTCTACGGAAAACCTCTGAAAATAACGGTCAAGGCTGTGGCCGACAACCTCGTATCTGCTGCGCAGCTTGTCATGGGCGAGGGGGATGAGGGGATTCCTGCGGTCGTGATACGGGGAGCGCCGGTTGAGCTTTCTGATTCGGGACCGGTTGCGATACCGAACATACCGCCGCACGAGTGCATGTACATCGGCGTTCTGAGATCGATACCGCGTCCGTACACAGGCGAGTACGATGATCTCATCAAATCAGCTATCGATGCCAGGAACCAGGCATACGCCCCTTACTCGAAGTTCAGGGTCGGAGCTGCAGTCCTGTGCAGAAGCGGCAGGATCTACAAAGGCGCAAATGTGGAGAACGCATCATCTGGCGTCGGAATATGCGCTGAGAGGGCCGCGATAGCCAGCGCAGTGGCTGCGGGTGAGAGGGAGCTCGTAGCGCTTGCCATCGCCGGAGAGCTGCCGAAGCCCATCACGCCCTGTGGTATATGCAGGCAGATGATGGTCGAATTTGGGGATATGGACGTCGTGATGGTCGGATCAGATGGCGATGCGCTGATGGTGAGGGCGAGCGAACTGCTGCCGGACGCCTTCACCCTCGCATGCGGATCGAGATGCTCAGATCCGGGAAGCATCCGCAGATATGGCTGA